From Petrotoga mexicana DSM 14811:
GCAACCAAGATTGCGAAAGAGTTAAAGTTACACGGTGCCGGTCAAGATTTGCTATCAGATGCATTTAGCGGAAATATTAAAGGAATGGGGCCAGGCATAGCAGAAATGGAATTTACAGAACGAGGGTCTGAAACTTTAGTTGCATTTATGATGGATAAAACAGAACCAGGTTCTTTTAACTTCCCCATATACAAAATTTTTGCGGATCCATTCAATACTGCAGGATTGATTATTGATCCTTTGCTAATTGATGGATTTATATTTGAAGTGTGGAATATAAAAGAAAGGAAAAGAATTTTTCTCAAATGTCCAGAAGATTTATATCTTTTATTATCTTTGATAGGTGCAAAAAGCAAATATGTTATAAAAAGGGTTTTTCCCAAGGATTCTAGCCCTCTGCCTAAAGATGAACCCGTTGCAGTCATAAGCACAGAAAAGCTGTTCTTTATCGCTGAAAAATATGTGGGAAAGGACGATCCAGTTGCATTGGTTAGAGCACAATCAGGCTTACCGGCTTTGGGAGAGGTTTTAGAACCCTTTAGCGTACCTTATTTAGTCAGCGGCTGGATGCGTGGTTCACATAACGGCCCTTTAATGCCCGTTTCATTCAAAGACGCTCAATGTACACGGTTTGATGGACCACCTCGGGTAATTGCAGCAGGCTTTCAGATAAGTCACGGTAATTTTATCGGTCCTATAGATTTATTTGATGATCTTGCTTTTGACCTCTCTCGGAAAAAAGCTTTGGAATTAGCAGATTACATAAGGTTACAAGGTCCCTTCGAGCCACATAGGCTTCCACCTGAAGAGATGGAATATACTACCCTCCCAGGAGTATTAAAAAGGCTTGAAACAAGGTTTGAAGAATTGGAATAATAATTTCTCTTATGAGGTAACTCCCGAAGTAGAATGCGGGAGTTACTTTTTTATGCAAATTAATCAATAACTTTAAAAATTTTAATAAAACACTTGACTTTTTTAATGTTATATATTATAATCTTTGTAGGATATTTATTATTGTATTGAAAATCTTAAAGGAGGAGATAAAATGTCAAATTCAACCGGCGGGTTACAACTTTTAATAAAAAACCATAACTTTTTACTTTTGTTTTTCGGTAGGCTAGTATCCAGTGTCGGATCTGCTATTTTTATCATAGCTATTCTTTGGTCGGCTGCAGCTGAGATAGGCGGGGTAGGTGCAGTTAGTTCTGTTTTAAGTACTGTAGCTGTTACGAATATTATCTTTTCTCCTTTTGCAGGTGTTTGGGCAGATAGATGGAAAAAGAAAAATATCCTTGTGATAACAGATTTAATCAGTGGCGGAATCCTTATTTTACTGGGTATTTTCTTTGGAACATATTTTTATCAAATTTGGGTATTGATAATAACCATTTTTGGATTACAGATCTGTGGTACTTTATTCGGTCCTGCTTTGTTGTCTTTAATTCCGATTATGGTAAACGATAATGAGCTTTCTCAAGCTAACGCCATGATTTCAATGACAGATAGACTTTCTCAACTTATTGGGATGGCTATCGGCGGTGTGATTGTGTCTTTAGTGGGAATAAAATGGGCAATTTTAATCGATGGAATGACTTTTATTTTCTCGGCAGTCTCTGAAATGTTTATAAAAGCAGAAGAAAAAGGTAGAAAAGAAGAGGAAGTTAGGAAAACTGGTTTGGTTTTTTCGGATATAAAAGATGGTTTTAAAGTGATATGGTCCAATGTTCAACTTAAAGGGTTGATAACCTTAGAGACATTAGATGATTTTTTTGGAACCACTATATTCGTTTTCTTACCTGTGTTGGCTAGTGAGATACTGAAAGTAGGTCCTGGTGAGTATGGAATTATGCAAACGATGTTGGGAGCAGGCTCTTTTATTTCCGCCCTAGTTCTATCATCCGTTAAAGAGATAAAAATGAAGTACGTAGCACTAATGTTATCCTCAGTTTTGGCAGGAGTATTCCTGGCTTCTCTTGGTATAGTTAACAGTTATATTTACGTATTGATTGCTTTGTTGATGTTAGGTGTTATGACTGAGATAGGAAATATTAATGAAAATCTTTTGATTCAAAGAATTACCCCTGAAAACACAAGGGGACGAGTTTTTGCGTTGCGATCAACGATAGATAATTCGTTAAGGCCTTTTTCTTATGCTTTTGCAGGGATAATGGCAACATTTTTTTCATTGAAAAGTTTGTTCTTTGTGTTTGGAATAATAACTAGCATACTTGGAATATTTTACCTAGTGATACCCTATCAATTGAAAAAACAGAATGTTTCATAAAAATTTGACGTTCTTTCGAAAATATGATATAATTTTTTTGAAGTAAACCGGAGCGTAGCGCAGTTGGTAGCGCGTCAGCATGGGGTGTTGAAGGTCGCTGGTTCAAATCCAGTCGCTCCGACCAAGAATACGGGGTTGCTCCCCGTATTTTTTTAAATCTAGATCATTCTACCAAATTTTTCCTCAACGATTTCTTTAATATCCTTTTTGTTAACAGATTTTATATATTGGCTTACTGGGAATACCCTATATCCTCGTTTTAAGGCGTCTTCTATCGTTGCTATTACGCATACGTCTCCTGCTAAGCCTAAAACTACTAAATTTTCTATCTTATGCTTTCTCAGAAGTTCGTCTAATTCTGATTCAATTTTTCTTTCAATGTCTTTGTAAAATGCTGAATAGCTATCCCCATCTATTTCTATGCCTTTTTTTATAACGAAATCATAAGTATTTATAAATAGTTGATTCCCATAAGTACCTTTTATACAGTGAGGAGGCCATTTTTCAAAAGATATGTGATTTTCAGGGTGATCATCCATACTGGCAAAAATCTTAAAATTCTTCTCTTTCATTAAAGTCAAAAACTCGTTTAATTGATCTATCCACTCTTCATTTGTTCCAGTTACTGGAAGTTCGTTAGGACATCTTTCAGTAAATCCATTTTGACAATCAACACACAATATTGCAGTATTTGAAGGAGATAATTTCAATGTGTTCACTATATAATTGGTAAAATCGTAAGGTGTTTTGTTGTTTTCGAACATTTTTTAGCCTCCTTTGAAAGTTTGTTATATAGCGCCCCTTCGCCCCGCAGCCCGCCCATTTAAGTAAGGGACCTGCGGTCCCTAAACCCAGCGAGGGGTGGAGGGCTCCGCCCTGTGACCCTTTAAAGATCAAAATCTTGTTTCTAATATTTAATTAAAGGCCCTTCGCCCCGCAGCCCGCCCTTTTAAGGAAGGGACCTGCGGTCCCTTAGACCCGGCGGGGTGGAGGGCTCCGCCCTATAACCCTTTAAAGATCAAAATCTTGTTTCTAATATTTAATTAAAGGCCCTTCGCCCCGCAGCCCGCCCATTTAAGTAAGGGACCTGCGGTCCCTTAGACTCTGCAGTCAAACTTATAAGGATAAAAGAGTTTTCGTTCTGAAATCTTTCCTGCTCTAATTTTTACTCACTGATCTTTAATTTGACCAATCCCAAATATTCATGCCAAGCAGAAGAAGTTGCTTCTAGGAATCTCATATCCGGTAAGAAATCATACCATTTTAATTCTTCTCGGGAAATCTTATAATCTGTGGGAACGGGAATAACATCGATGTTTGTGTAACTTTCGAAATAATTCATAGCTCTTGTTAAATGTATTGCGCTGGTGACTAAATATATTCTTTGTACTTCATCGTCTTCCAATAGTTTAAGTGTAAATTCAGCATTTTGTTTTGTGTTTTTGGCAAGAGGTTCTACATATATATCGTTTGGTTTGACTCCCATTTTTAGCAATTCTTCTTTCATTATTTGAGCTTCTGGTATCTCCGTGCCTAGGAGTTTCCCGCCAGTTACAACTATAGGAGTCTGTAAATTTTTGTAAAGTAAGAATCCTTCATATACCCTTTTCATAGCGCTATCAGATAATTCTCCCGATCCTTCTCTTGGAGTTTCGGGAATTATTCCCCCTCCAAGTACAACGATTACCCCGTTTTCTTGAGTATTATCCAATTGAGAAACATCCACAGGCGGATATCTATTTTCCAATGGTAAAACGATTATTTTTGCAAACCATCCAGAAGAAAATACATAGATTACGATGCAAACCGTTAAAAGAGGAAAAGATAGTTTCTTCTTCCTTATTAACCAGATAATTAAAAATATGATGCCGAGTGAGATAAAAATACCTGGAATTTCTATAAAAGATGTGAAAATATCATAAAATATAATAAGCCCCCCTAAAAATATATAAAATGAATGTACTCAACATTACATAAAATCCTAATGGAACCTTATTGACTTTCTTTTTTGTGTTCGATAAAATAATTAGGATTATGCTGATAATTAATACTGGAAATATATAAATACCAATAAGAAGAGAGAGGACTGATAGAAATTTCACGTCTCCAAAACCCATTTTCCCATTTCGCCAATAATAAAAGGTAATTAAAAAAGTAATGATAGTAAAAATAAGATTAAAGTAATCAAAGTTGAGTAATGCAATTGCCAAAATAACTACTATTCCTAGATCAGGAATGATAAAGGTGAAATAATCATATAACCCTATATACAAAAGACTATTAGCAAAAAGCAAATTTTGCCAGTTAAAAGAGGTAATTATGACAAACATATTTACAACTATATAAGATAAAACGATAATTAAGACCTTTTTATTTTTTTTCAGTTTTTTTTACACCTTTTCTATTACTTCCAGTTCTTCTTTGGTCAAATTTTTATTCAGGATTTCTTCAAGTCCATAGATGTACCACATGTATTTATCTTTTACTTCTTGGTATATACTTTTGGCTTCATCGAATCTCTTAACTTTTAAATAGGGGATAACCAGTAGCAATTTAAAGTGTTCATTTTCTTTATCTTGGTCTATATATTTTTCTAAAAAGTTTTGAACTTCTTTATATTTACCATTTTCAAACATTACTTTTGCCCAAACTTCTATGTCGGTTGAATATTCAGGTGTTGTATTGAGAATTTCCTCTTTGAGTTCATTTGCTTCTGTAGTTCTTGATAATTTTTCATAAATAGTACATAACTCATATTTACCCAATATACTGTTCGGGAATCTATTAAGGAATTTTTCTAAAACGTGGGCGGCTTTTTCATAATTTCCTTTTTGCATGTAAGCATCTGAAATCATGAAGTAGGTTACATAATTGTTAGGAGAGAGTTCTAACTCTTTCTTCCAAATAACAGCTGCTTTTTCGTATTCGCCTAAATTAAAGTATAATTCTCCTAATTCAGACAAAGCAGCTATATTCCAAGGATCTAATTTAACGGCTTTTTCTAAATACTCTTCTCCCTCTTCCATTTCTCCTTTTTCTACTAAAACTGAGCCCATTAATTCATAGGCAGGAGCGAAACTAGGATCAATTTTGAGTATAAAATCAACGACATCTTTCACAAAGTCAAAGTTCTTTTTATCGGCTTCCAATAAAACTGTATCGAATAATCCATTCAAGGAAATATGTACTAAGTCGGAGTAATTGATTTGGAACTCAGAAAAATAGGCTAAAAATTCGGAAAGGACGAAAGGATAAATCACAAAGTTGGAGGTTAAACCTGG
This genomic window contains:
- the fbp gene encoding fructose-1,6-bisphosphate aldolase/phosphatase; this translates as MGKVTVSLIKADVGGIPGHSTVHPKLKEKASECLQEAKENGLLIDYRVLHVGDDLQLLMSHGKGIDSEEIHKLAWETFEAATKIAKELKLHGAGQDLLSDAFSGNIKGMGPGIAEMEFTERGSETLVAFMMDKTEPGSFNFPIYKIFADPFNTAGLIIDPLLIDGFIFEVWNIKERKRIFLKCPEDLYLLLSLIGAKSKYVIKRVFPKDSSPLPKDEPVAVISTEKLFFIAEKYVGKDDPVALVRAQSGLPALGEVLEPFSVPYLVSGWMRGSHNGPLMPVSFKDAQCTRFDGPPRVIAAGFQISHGNFIGPIDLFDDLAFDLSRKKALELADYIRLQGPFEPHRLPPEEMEYTTLPGVLKRLETRFEELE
- a CDS encoding MFS transporter, with protein sequence MSNSTGGLQLLIKNHNFLLLFFGRLVSSVGSAIFIIAILWSAAAEIGGVGAVSSVLSTVAVTNIIFSPFAGVWADRWKKKNILVITDLISGGILILLGIFFGTYFYQIWVLIITIFGLQICGTLFGPALLSLIPIMVNDNELSQANAMISMTDRLSQLIGMAIGGVIVSLVGIKWAILIDGMTFIFSAVSEMFIKAEEKGRKEEEVRKTGLVFSDIKDGFKVIWSNVQLKGLITLETLDDFFGTTIFVFLPVLASEILKVGPGEYGIMQTMLGAGSFISALVLSSVKEIKMKYVALMLSSVLAGVFLASLGIVNSYIYVLIALLMLGVMTEIGNINENLLIQRITPENTRGRVFALRSTIDNSLRPFSYAFAGIMATFFSLKSLFFVFGIITSILGIFYLVIPYQLKKQNVS
- a CDS encoding isochorismatase family protein, translating into MFENNKTPYDFTNYIVNTLKLSPSNTAILCVDCQNGFTERCPNELPVTGTNEEWIDQLNEFLTLMKEKNFKIFASMDDHPENHISFEKWPPHCIKGTYGNQLFINTYDFVIKKGIEIDGDSYSAFYKDIERKIESELDELLRKHKIENLVVLGLAGDVCVIATIEDALKRGYRVFPVSQYIKSVNKKDIKEIVEEKFGRMI
- a CDS encoding YdcF family protein, which encodes MDNTQENGVIVVLGGGIIPETPREGSGELSDSAMKRVYEGFLLYKNLQTPIVVTGGKLLGTEIPEAQIMKEELLKMGVKPNDIYVEPLAKNTKQNAEFTLKLLEDDEVQRIYLVTSAIHLTRAMNYFESYTNIDVIPVPTDYKISREELKWYDFLPDMRFLEATSSAWHEYLGLVKLKISE
- a CDS encoding prepilin peptidase encodes the protein MFVIITSFNWQNLLFANSLLYIGLYDYFTFIIPDLGIVVILAIALLNFDYFNLIFTIITFLITFYYWRNGKMGFGDVKFLSVLSLLIGIYIFPVLIISIILIILSNTKKKVNKVPLGFYVMLSTFILYIFRGAYYIL
- a CDS encoding tetratricopeptide repeat protein produces the protein MEHIVKFNIGEEEIEITDLTPFPILLCEFLYEGDFELMKADLKNNSKFIEEAKKIEKLVEHLPGLTSNFVIYPFVLSEFLAYFSEFQINYSDLVHISLNGLFDTVLLEADKKNFDFVKDVVDFILKIDPSFAPAYELMGSVLVEKGEMEEGEEYLEKAVKLDPWNIAALSELGELYFNLGEYEKAAVIWKKELELSPNNYVTYFMISDAYMQKGNYEKAAHVLEKFLNRFPNSILGKYELCTIYEKLSRTTEANELKEEILNTTPEYSTDIEVWAKVMFENGKYKEVQNFLEKYIDQDKENEHFKLLLVIPYLKVKRFDEAKSIYQEVKDKYMWYIYGLEEILNKNLTKEELEVIEKV